Proteins co-encoded in one Dendropsophus ebraccatus isolate aDenEbr1 chromosome 9, aDenEbr1.pat, whole genome shotgun sequence genomic window:
- the LOC138802124 gene encoding gamma-crystallin 1-like: protein MNQSDTMIIFYEDKNFQGRSFECNSDSSDLSSYFNRCNSIRVENGNWILYEHPNFRGHQYFLRKGEYPDFQQWMGYNDSIRSCRLTPQHRGPFRLRVYEREDYKGQMMEFTEDCPHVHEQFRYNDIQSCHVHDGYWIFYEEPNYRGRQYYLRPGEYRKYSDWGASNPRIGSFRRVQYLY, encoded by the exons ATTATATTTTACGAAGACAAAAACTTCCAGGGTCGCTCCTTTGAGTGCAACTCTGACTCCTCTGATTTGTCTTCATACTTCAATCGTTGTAACTCCATCCGAGTGGAGAATGGAAACTGGATTTTATATGAACATCCCAACTTCAGAGGACACCAGTACTTCCTTAGAAAAGGAGAGTATCCTGACTTCCAGCAATGGATGGGTTACAATGACTCCATCAGATCCTGCCGTTTAACCCCTCAG CATCGTGGACCATTCAGGCTAAGGGTGTATGAGAGAGAAGATTACAAAGGTCAGATGATGGAGTTCACTGAAGACTGTCCTCATGTCCACGAGCAATTCCGTTACAATGACATCCAATCTTGTCATGTGCATGATGGATACTGGATATTCTATGAGGAGCCCAACTACAGGGGACGTCAGTATTACCTGAGACCTGGAGAGTACAGAAAATACAGTGACTGGGGAGCTTCTAATCCTAGAATCGGTTCTTTCAGACGAGTTCAGTACCTGTattaa